The DNA window ACAATAATAGATAATTTAAAATCGCGCAAACCTGTTATCGTAAATTTAGAGGCACTGGATATCGATTTAGCACAAAGAGTACTAGATTTTATGAGTGGTGCAGTATATGCTCTTGACGGAACCATCCATAAAGTTTCAAAGGGTATTTTTGTGTTAGCACCTAGTAATGTAGACATTAGTGGAAATATACCTGAAGAATTAAAAGGTAAAAGTTTTTTCACCCTTACAAATAATAAAGAAAAAGGGATGGAATAGGAGGCATTATTGATTTGGCTAGTCAAGTTATAGCGGGACTTTTGAAAGGGATTGTGTTATTTTTGGATATTATATGCTGGCTTATAGTAATAGGGGCTTTGTTATCTTGGTTTATAGATCCGACTCATCCAATTCGTACCTTTATAACACGTATTACAGAGCCTTTTGTAGCACCTTTTAGGCCACTTTCAGATAAAATTAATTCTTCAGGATTACCTATAGATTTTTCCCCATTGTTTACATACTTATTCCTTACTATTATCATACAATTATTGCAGAGATTAATAATTGTAGTATAATAGGATGGTAGCATATGGCTTATAAGGATACAAAATATTTATTGGCAAATGTAGAAGATCTTATTTTTAGTGTTCAAAAAAGTAAAACTGAAAGAGTTACTTCATTTTTTGACCCGGCACAACAACAATTAGTTGAGGATATTGTGAAACAGTACAATGGCATAAAATATGATAAATTTGGTGGGTATGGCGATGCAGAGCGTTTGATGTTCTATATATATCCATTTACTAAAGAGATAGATCAAAAAAAATGGTATAATGCCATCAAGGTTGTAAAAGTTACTTGGAATGCTAAATATTATAGAGTTAGTCATAGAGATATCCTAGGTGCTATAATGGGATTAGGTATACAGAGGCATAAAATAGGGGATATTATTATTCAATCTGATATTGGATATGTGTTTACCTTAGGCAATATAGCCCCTTTTATATTTTCAAATTTGATATATATCGGTAAGGCTAGTGTAAACACGGAAATATGTAACTATGACCAGATATACATTGACCCTCCAAAAATAAAACTCATAAAAGCCACTGTTTCTACTCTTAGATTGGATAGTATTGCTAGTGCAGGATTTGGTATATCAAGGAATAAGATGGTTCCTACTATTAGATCTGGAGCTGTAAAAGTAAATTGGACAGAGGTAGATAAACCAAATTTTGTGCTTAAAGAAGATGATATGATATCAGTTCAACATATGGGGCGTATTAGATTAGCCGAAATAGGTAACTTTACTAAGAAACAACGGATTAATGTAACAATAGAAAGATTTATATAAGGGAGGAGAAAATCATATGCCGTTGACACCTATGGATATACATAATAAAGAGTTTACCAGATCTTTTCGAGGTTACAACGAAGATGAAGTTGACGAATTTTTGGATTTGATTATCGACGAATTTGAGAAGATGTATAAGGAAAATCTTAACTTTAAAGATAAAATAAATACAATGTCCGATCAAATAGCCAACTATAAAACCATAGAAAATACTTTGAAAGAAACTTTGGTAACAGCCCAAAAAACTGCTGAAGATGTAAATGCAAATGCTGAAAAAAAGGCAGAGCTTATTATAAAGGAAGCTCAAACTCAAGCTGAAAAGATTATCCAAGAAGCAAATAATCAGATAATAGATATAAAGAAAGAATACCAAAATTCTTGTAAAG is part of the Xylanivirga thermophila genome and encodes:
- a CDS encoding YggT family protein — translated: MASQVIAGLLKGIVLFLDIICWLIVIGALLSWFIDPTHPIRTFITRITEPFVAPFRPLSDKINSSGLPIDFSPLFTYLFLTIIIQLLQRLIIVV
- a CDS encoding YlmH family RNA-binding protein, translated to MAYKDTKYLLANVEDLIFSVQKSKTERVTSFFDPAQQQLVEDIVKQYNGIKYDKFGGYGDAERLMFYIYPFTKEIDQKKWYNAIKVVKVTWNAKYYRVSHRDILGAIMGLGIQRHKIGDIIIQSDIGYVFTLGNIAPFIFSNLIYIGKASVNTEICNYDQIYIDPPKIKLIKATVSTLRLDSIASAGFGISRNKMVPTIRSGAVKVNWTEVDKPNFVLKEDDMISVQHMGRIRLAEIGNFTKKQRINVTIERFI
- a CDS encoding cell division protein SepF gives rise to the protein MAGKMFDKFLNIIGLEESIMDEDEDMFLEEQNNNMDDDFDEPIIKTKQKKGKVVNIHSASYVKVIVYQPFSYDDTQTIIDNLKSRKPVIVNLEALDIDLAQRVLDFMSGAVYALDGTIHKVSKGIFVLAPSNVDISGNIPEELKGKSFFTLTNNKEKGME
- a CDS encoding DivIVA domain-containing protein produces the protein MPLTPMDIHNKEFTRSFRGYNEDEVDEFLDLIIDEFEKMYKENLNFKDKINTMSDQIANYKTIENTLKETLVTAQKTAEDVNANAEKKAELIIKEAQTQAEKIIQEANNQIIDIKKEYQNSCKEFQIFKNKFKTLLETQLDMIEQNSDLFIDENLE